Proteins from a genomic interval of Thermodesulfobacteriota bacterium:
- a CDS encoding HAD family acid phosphatase, with the protein MNAANIAKAVRITDKGYTIVVNIGDQFSHLAGGHTERVFKLPNPYYFIP; encoded by the coding sequence ATCAATGCTGCTAATATTGCCAAAGCAGTCAGGATAACCGACAAAGGCTACACCATAGTTGTTAATATAGGTGATCAGTTCAGTCACCTAGCGGGAGGTCACACTGAAAGGGTATTTAAGCTCCCAAACCCATATTATTTTATTCCTTGA
- a CDS encoding alpha/beta fold hydrolase: MAEPKIRERQRLIRLRASDRTLLSSLLVTKDYTGIEEILDTPILLQIHGLLGHFLARGTPRLLPHALLERGFSSMSLNTRLAFAGQFTGKGIFDDTLLDIDAALKFLNDTGFNNIYILGYSLGASMLAYWFANRKPRNVRGIVFEGIHYSTSDAQRARLEKWGGSPTYEEIYERAKCVLGDDPYKSKRDEIFVVYRARGPTQEPTDNEIFTYKTWWFMMGPHAYGAMAHKQIPKIEVPILFLRGKNDFVVHQWEVDELVKIGEEAGNKNIRLRVVPNARHDCMENPEVMLEEIVKMMNSYSA; encoded by the coding sequence ATGGCTGAGCCAAAAATCCGCGAAAGACAGAGATTGATAAGGCTTCGAGCTTCAGATCGGACTTTGCTTAGCAGCCTTTTAGTAACCAAGGATTACACCGGAATAGAGGAAATTCTTGACACGCCGATTTTACTTCAAATTCATGGCTTGTTAGGTCACTTTCTGGCGAGGGGAACTCCTCGCCTTCTGCCTCATGCCCTGCTCGAGCGAGGGTTTAGCTCTATGTCTTTAAACACCAGGCTTGCTTTTGCCGGACAGTTTACTGGAAAGGGGATCTTCGATGACACTCTGCTGGATATCGATGCCGCACTGAAGTTTCTCAATGACACCGGATTCAATAATATCTATATCCTGGGTTACAGTCTGGGTGCAAGTATGCTCGCTTACTGGTTTGCAAATAGGAAGCCTCGGAATGTCAGGGGAATCGTATTCGAAGGAATCCACTATTCAACGTCTGACGCACAGAGGGCTCGTTTGGAAAAGTGGGGCGGATCACCTACATATGAAGAAATATATGAAAGAGCAAAATGTGTTCTAGGAGACGATCCTTATAAAAGTAAGCGAGACGAGATATTTGTTGTTTATAGAGCCAGGGGACCAACGCAAGAGCCGACCGATAACGAAATCTTCACATACAAAACCTGGTGGTTTATGATGGGGCCACACGCATATGGTGCTATGGCGCATAAACAGATTCCTAAAATTGAAGTGCCAATCCTCTTTTTAAGGGGTAAAAATGATTTCGTTGTTCATCAGTGGGAGGTTGACGAGCTGGTAAAAATAGGGGAAGAGGCGGGAAACAAAAACATTAGATTAAGAGTCGTTCCAAATGCAAGGCACGATTGCATGGAGAACCCTGAGGTGATGTTAGAAGAGATTGTCAAAATGATGAATTCTTATTCAGCTTAA
- the ileS gene encoding isoleucine--tRNA ligase, which produces MADEKSIDYKDTLNLPRTDLKMKGNLNQMEPEILKAWDQNELYKKVRQTSKGRPKFILHDGPPYANGHIHLGHCLNKILKDIIVKSKTMTGMDSYFVPGWDCHGLPIEYQVTKGLGPGKQSTTIDEIRNLCREYADRFVKIQRDEFIRIGVFGDWENPYLTMDFDYEATIASELGNFIKAGNLYRGKKPVYWCYDCQTALAEAEVEYDNKVSPSIYVKFPVEPDTLISKFPSLKDKKVYALIWTTTPWTLPANLALAFNPDYTYVAVAYKDEVLILAEALVEKVLGNETQIIETFKGDEIQGIEVRHPFYNRNSIVTLGTFVTLDAGTGIVHIAPGHGQDDYEIGVKLNLDIYAPVDKRGVFTGDVEYFGGTFVYDANKSIIEKLKEVGNLLDEGELTHSYPHCWRCKNPIIFRATPQWFISMENNGLRSKSLREIDKVKWIPHWGRERIYNMVQNRPDWCVSRQRAWGVPIVIFYCSECDHALMDPEIVYHVSEIFREHGSDVWFTLDVHELIPTGTKCPECGSDKFVKETDILDVWFDSGVSFAAVLERNSELYMPADMYLEGSDQHRGWFHSSLLVSVGTRDKAPYRSVLTHGFVVDKEGEKMSKSKGNVISPSDILSKYGAEILRLWVAAEDYRGDIRISNEILDRLIESYRKIRNTFRYLLGNLFDFDPSKDRLGYENLDEIDKWMLHKLAISTSVILRAYDRYEFHVVYHELQRFCIVDLSSVYLDVQKELLYTYYPNSRKRRSSQTAMYIVLSWLTKLSAPILTFTTDEIWRYIPGKVEESVHLTTFPEVDFIDNNIEEKWNKLIVIRDEILKALEIARNGKFIRSSLEAGVEIYGDAETISFISDNLEQLRVLAIVSHTELLNKPPEGADFIFKSDELQRLIVKVIKAPGEKCERCWTYRISVGDNPDHPTICDRCVANLEKRDI; this is translated from the coding sequence ATGGCCGATGAAAAGAGCATAGATTATAAAGACACCCTAAATCTTCCAAGAACCGATCTCAAAATGAAGGGGAACCTTAATCAGATGGAGCCCGAAATTCTGAAAGCTTGGGACCAGAATGAACTTTATAAAAAGGTCAGACAAACATCGAAGGGGAGGCCTAAATTTATTCTGCACGATGGACCGCCGTATGCGAATGGGCACATACACCTTGGTCACTGTTTGAATAAGATACTCAAGGACATTATCGTAAAATCGAAGACAATGACCGGGATGGATTCTTATTTTGTTCCAGGCTGGGATTGTCATGGCCTTCCGATTGAATATCAAGTCACGAAAGGTCTGGGACCCGGTAAGCAATCCACAACTATAGATGAAATAAGAAACCTGTGTAGGGAATATGCCGACAGATTTGTGAAGATTCAACGCGATGAGTTTATACGCATAGGGGTTTTTGGAGATTGGGAGAATCCCTATCTGACTATGGATTTTGATTACGAGGCCACTATAGCCAGTGAGCTTGGAAACTTTATTAAAGCGGGAAACCTGTATCGAGGGAAAAAACCGGTGTACTGGTGTTATGATTGTCAGACCGCGCTGGCAGAGGCTGAGGTTGAATATGACAATAAGGTATCACCGTCAATTTATGTTAAGTTTCCCGTCGAACCTGATACATTGATTTCAAAATTTCCTTCACTCAAAGATAAGAAAGTATATGCTTTGATCTGGACTACAACTCCCTGGACTCTTCCAGCAAATCTGGCTCTTGCATTTAATCCTGATTATACATACGTTGCGGTTGCCTATAAAGATGAAGTCTTGATTTTGGCAGAAGCCCTTGTCGAAAAGGTCTTAGGAAACGAGACTCAAATAATTGAGACGTTTAAAGGAGACGAAATACAGGGAATAGAGGTTAGACACCCTTTTTATAACAGAAACTCCATTGTTACCCTCGGAACCTTTGTCACGCTTGATGCTGGCACCGGAATCGTTCATATAGCCCCGGGACATGGACAGGATGACTATGAAATTGGCGTGAAACTCAATCTTGATATTTATGCCCCCGTGGATAAAAGGGGTGTATTTACTGGGGACGTTGAGTATTTTGGCGGCACATTTGTTTACGACGCAAATAAAAGCATTATCGAAAAATTAAAGGAGGTAGGAAATCTTCTCGATGAGGGTGAGTTGACTCACTCATACCCCCACTGCTGGAGATGCAAAAATCCGATTATCTTCCGGGCAACCCCCCAGTGGTTTATCTCAATGGAGAATAACGGACTAAGATCGAAGTCACTTCGGGAAATTGATAAAGTGAAATGGATCCCTCACTGGGGTAGGGAAAGAATATACAACATGGTTCAGAATCGCCCTGATTGGTGTGTCTCAAGGCAGAGGGCCTGGGGTGTGCCAATAGTCATTTTCTACTGCTCAGAATGCGACCATGCGTTGATGGATCCAGAGATTGTCTATCATGTCTCTGAAATTTTTAGGGAGCATGGTTCGGATGTTTGGTTTACACTCGATGTGCATGAACTTATTCCTACAGGGACAAAATGCCCGGAGTGCGGCAGTGATAAATTCGTAAAGGAAACCGATATTCTCGATGTCTGGTTTGATTCAGGCGTAAGCTTTGCTGCCGTTCTGGAAAGGAATTCTGAGCTATATATGCCGGCTGATATGTACCTCGAGGGAAGCGATCAGCACAGGGGATGGTTTCACTCGAGTCTGCTCGTGTCTGTGGGAACCAGGGATAAGGCTCCTTATAGATCAGTACTAACGCACGGTTTTGTCGTGGATAAGGAAGGCGAAAAGATGTCAAAATCAAAGGGTAATGTAATTTCTCCCTCTGACATTCTCAGTAAGTACGGAGCAGAAATACTGAGGTTATGGGTAGCAGCGGAGGATTACAGGGGAGATATTAGAATCTCCAATGAGATACTGGACAGGCTTATTGAATCATACAGAAAGATAAGAAATACATTTCGATACCTCCTTGGAAACCTCTTCGATTTTGATCCTTCGAAAGATCGACTGGGTTATGAGAACCTCGATGAAATCGACAAATGGATGCTTCACAAGCTGGCAATATCAACCAGCGTGATACTAAGAGCATACGATCGATATGAATTCCATGTCGTATACCATGAATTGCAAAGGTTTTGCATTGTTGATTTGAGCTCGGTGTATTTGGATGTTCAAAAGGAACTTCTGTACACTTACTATCCAAATTCACGGAAGAGAAGATCCTCTCAGACTGCAATGTATATAGTCTTGAGCTGGCTTACCAAACTATCTGCACCAATCCTTACGTTTACAACAGATGAGATTTGGAGATATATTCCCGGAAAAGTGGAAGAAAGTGTCCATCTCACCACATTCCCTGAAGTTGACTTTATTGATAATAATATTGAAGAAAAGTGGAATAAATTGATAGTCATCAGAGACGAGATCTTAAAAGCGCTGGAGATAGCAAGAAATGGTAAATTTATCAGAAGTTCACTTGAGGCCGGCGTTGAGATATACGGCGATGCTGAAACTATCTCATTTATATCCGATAATCTTGAGCAATTAAGGGTACTCGCTATTGTATCGCATACAGAGCTTTTAAATAAGCCCCCTGAAGGGGCCGATTTCATATTTAAGAGCGATGAACTACAGCGACTTATTGTAAAGGTTATTAAAGCGCCCGGAGAGAAATGCGAAAGGTGCTGGACTTATAGAATCTCTGTAGGCGACAACCCGGATCATCCAACAATTTGCGATAGATGCGTGGCTAATCTTGAGAAAAGGGATATTTGA
- a CDS encoding alpha/beta hydrolase encodes MSRQYERTITSPRGGVLDPQVKQFLENLEKANLPTLGSMTPVQARDFAIKSCEQLGLPLEKVASIENIIIPGPAGEIPIRIYTPECEKHFPVLVYFHGGGWVIDNLDTHDNVCRSLCKGAGCVVVSVDYRLAPENKFPAAVEDCYSATKWVADNAIVFNGDPSRIAVGGDSAGGNLAAVVSLMSRDKGSPFLIYQLLIYPVTNLSTFHTESYRSYAAGYFLTKADMAWFRGLYLNKKRDAFNPQVSPLLAKDLSRSVPALVITCELDVLRDEGESYARRLGEASVKVKLVRYNGMIHAFFNFVGMFDQSRIAMAATCSSLREAFRK; translated from the coding sequence ATGTCGAGACAATATGAAAGGACGATTACTAGTCCAAGGGGCGGTGTCCTAGACCCTCAAGTAAAACAATTTCTGGAGAATTTGGAGAAGGCAAATCTTCCAACACTCGGATCAATGACTCCGGTCCAAGCACGTGATTTCGCAATTAAATCGTGTGAACAACTCGGCCTTCCCTTAGAAAAAGTCGCAAGCATTGAGAACATAATCATTCCGGGTCCCGCAGGAGAAATTCCAATACGTATTTACACACCTGAGTGTGAAAAACATTTCCCAGTACTTGTATATTTCCACGGCGGGGGATGGGTTATTGACAACCTCGATACCCACGACAATGTATGTAGGTCATTATGTAAAGGGGCAGGCTGTGTTGTAGTTTCCGTTGATTACCGTCTCGCCCCAGAGAATAAATTTCCTGCCGCAGTCGAGGACTGTTATTCCGCTACAAAGTGGGTGGCAGACAATGCTATCGTATTTAACGGGGATCCTTCCCGTATTGCCGTTGGCGGAGATAGTGCTGGAGGGAATTTAGCGGCTGTAGTATCACTTATGTCGAGGGATAAGGGCAGCCCGTTTTTGATATATCAGTTGCTTATATATCCGGTAACGAATCTTTCTACATTTCACACAGAATCTTATCGTAGTTACGCTGCCGGTTATTTTCTTACAAAGGCTGATATGGCGTGGTTCCGTGGTCTTTATTTAAATAAGAAGAGAGATGCGTTTAATCCTCAGGTATCGCCATTGCTTGCGAAGGATCTTAGTAGGTCAGTCCCTGCCCTTGTAATAACATGTGAATTAGATGTCTTAAGGGATGAGGGAGAATCCTATGCTCGAAGACTGGGGGAAGCTAGCGTAAAAGTAAAATTGGTGCGCTATAACGGAATGATTCACGCTTTCTTTAACTTTGTAGGGATGTTTGATCAATCTAGAATTGCGATGGCTGCAACATGTTCGTCTCTTCGCGAAGCCTTTAGGAAATGA
- a CDS encoding alpha/beta hydrolase encodes MNFNEVEEYSGTIISIPFNSHKIDALHYHIDTHSNHREHKPVIVRLHGVLGNILDETEHYLPSILADNDFSSVTMNTILANLGLFFGFGIFDDTIPQIDAVCDYLRNIGFRKIIIAGHGLGGSIALRYCALRNDIKRYPDLNGVIVIATPFSMPDTIRRRWERFGSEPSYDEVYERAKRIFNPEDKAEPAHDETIIVKKAHGPTNLPEHTEIYTLKTWWALSGPEAEGAKAYKQIGNIKDIPVLLVHASKDEIIEGRDSEDLCEIAKSNGNKDVTHVNIDANHSFDGRHDELAQAIINWLNDRF; translated from the coding sequence GTGAATTTTAACGAAGTAGAAGAATACTCAGGCACGATCATATCAATACCTTTTAACTCTCATAAAATTGATGCTCTTCACTACCATATAGATACTCATTCAAATCACCGGGAACATAAACCTGTAATTGTTCGTCTTCATGGAGTCCTTGGAAACATTCTAGATGAGACAGAACATTACCTTCCAAGCATACTTGCAGATAATGATTTCTCTTCTGTTACTATGAACACAATTCTTGCAAATCTAGGACTATTTTTTGGTTTTGGAATATTCGACGATACTATTCCTCAAATTGATGCAGTGTGCGACTATCTTAGAAATATCGGTTTCAGGAAAATTATCATTGCTGGTCATGGGCTTGGAGGATCTATTGCACTGAGATACTGTGCGCTGAGAAACGATATTAAAAGGTATCCCGATTTAAATGGAGTTATTGTGATCGCAACTCCATTTTCAATGCCCGATACAATTCGCAGAAGATGGGAACGTTTTGGGAGTGAACCAAGTTATGATGAGGTTTATGAAAGGGCAAAAAGAATTTTCAACCCTGAGGATAAAGCAGAACCCGCTCATGACGAGACGATAATAGTAAAGAAGGCCCATGGACCTACAAATCTCCCCGAACATACCGAGATATACACACTTAAAACGTGGTGGGCGCTTTCTGGACCTGAGGCCGAAGGTGCCAAGGCTTACAAACAAATTGGAAACATTAAAGATATTCCTGTTCTCCTAGTTCATGCATCGAAGGATGAAATAATCGAGGGTCGAGACTCTGAGGACCTTTGCGAAATAGCAAAGAGTAATGGCAATAAAGATGTGACACATGTGAATATTGATGCTAACCATTCATTTGATGGAAGGCATGATGAACTAGCACAAGCAATTATTAACTGGTTAAACGATAGGTTCTAA
- a CDS encoding SDR family NAD(P)-dependent oxidoreductase, producing MNALKNKIAIVTGGTGALGKVITIAFLEEGAKVVCTYIVDKEKKECLPLTKNHKDKIVFARADVTKEKDVVNVVTSTIRKFKRVDILVNVVGGFAYSYIKDTDEKTWDLMINLNLKSAFLCSKNVLPRMIEQNYGKIVNISSRPALKGSAGVGAYSASKAGVLNLTETIADEVKDYNINVNAVLPSTIDTPANRRDMPEADFSKWVRPEEIARVIVFLSSDDSRPINGAGIPVYGKA from the coding sequence ATGAATGCTCTTAAAAATAAGATCGCAATCGTCACCGGTGGAACTGGCGCATTGGGAAAAGTGATCACTATAGCATTTCTTGAGGAAGGAGCAAAGGTCGTGTGTACTTACATTGTTGATAAAGAGAAAAAAGAATGTCTTCCATTAACCAAGAATCATAAAGACAAAATTGTTTTTGCTAGAGCTGATGTGACAAAAGAGAAAGACGTGGTAAACGTCGTTACCAGTACTATCAGGAAATTCAAAAGAGTTGATATCCTGGTCAATGTCGTCGGTGGATTTGCTTACTCCTATATAAAGGACACGGATGAGAAAACCTGGGACCTTATGATAAATTTAAATTTAAAATCTGCATTTCTATGCTCGAAAAATGTGCTCCCACGAATGATTGAGCAAAATTACGGGAAGATAGTTAATATATCTTCTCGACCCGCCCTGAAAGGCTCGGCCGGAGTCGGCGCGTATTCGGCTTCAAAGGCAGGGGTTTTAAACCTGACTGAAACTATTGCCGATGAGGTCAAAGATTACAACATCAATGTGAACGCAGTCCTTCCAAGTACGATAGATACCCCTGCAAACAGAAGGGATATGCCTGAAGCCGATTTTTCAAAATGGGTAAGACCCGAAGAGATCGCCAGGGTCATAGTCTTTCTCTCTTCGGATGATTCAAGGCCTATAAACGGTGCCGGTATTCCTGTTTATGGAAAAGCATAG